Proteins encoded by one window of Nocardioides euryhalodurans:
- a CDS encoding dihydropteroate synthase produces the protein MISLAALAALHEAGRSDAALPVQPVTVADGVVVRDGSVTVMATINLSRDSTYRESVAVSTEAAVRMARVQSALGAHIVDVGAEASSERAGRVTASQQVDRLLPVVAALRDEVVLSVETYEPEVVAAVLGAGARMLNLTGREHEDEMLRLVAEHDATVLMCFGEGANVREASELPVDGDAMAVLADHFAPRIERARSLGVERIVVDPGVGFHYTNLDRPLERVRHQTRILSQSFRLRSLGVPVGISLPHSYDLFEDEFRKGEGFFTVLAALGGTQLVRTHETAHVHRVLRALDVLEVS, from the coding sequence GTGATCTCCCTGGCCGCGCTCGCGGCGCTCCACGAGGCCGGCCGCAGCGACGCCGCCCTGCCCGTCCAGCCCGTGACCGTCGCCGACGGCGTGGTCGTGCGCGACGGCTCGGTCACGGTGATGGCGACGATCAACCTCTCGCGGGACTCGACGTACCGCGAGAGCGTGGCGGTCTCCACGGAGGCCGCGGTCCGGATGGCACGGGTCCAGTCCGCCCTCGGCGCGCACATCGTCGACGTCGGCGCCGAGGCCAGCAGCGAGCGCGCGGGGCGGGTCACCGCCTCGCAGCAGGTCGACCGGCTGCTGCCCGTCGTCGCGGCGCTGCGGGACGAGGTGGTGCTGTCGGTCGAGACCTACGAGCCGGAGGTCGTGGCCGCCGTCCTGGGCGCCGGCGCGCGGATGCTGAACCTGACCGGTCGCGAGCACGAGGACGAGATGCTGCGGCTGGTCGCCGAGCACGACGCGACCGTGCTGATGTGCTTCGGCGAGGGCGCCAACGTGCGCGAGGCCTCCGAGCTGCCGGTCGACGGTGACGCGATGGCGGTGCTCGCCGACCACTTCGCACCGCGGATCGAGCGGGCCCGCTCGCTGGGGGTCGAGCGGATCGTGGTCGACCCGGGGGTCGGGTTCCACTACACCAACCTCGACCGGCCGCTGGAGCGCGTACGCCACCAGACGCGGATCCTGTCCCAGTCGTTCCGGCTGCGCTCGCTCGGTGTCCCGGTCGGGATCTCGCTGCCCCACAGCTACGACCTCTTCGAGGACGAGTTCCGCAAGGGTGAGGGGTTCTTCACCGTCCTCGCCGCCCTCGGGGGCACCCAGCTGGTGAGGACCCACGAGACGGCGCACGTGCACCGGGTGCTGCGCGCGCTCGACGTGCTCGAGGTCAGCTGA
- a CDS encoding dihydrofolate reductase family protein, with protein MRVLIGPDASLREVYAAPDGPWLRANMVATVDGASTGVTGTSSSINNEADKIVFDLLRELSDALVVGAGTIRAERYRPNPKPVVVVSRSGSVPETLRGPGSGPVLMATCSQSPGLGEARELLGEDQVIVLGSHRLDLRRMRAELAERGFEKLLSEGGPHALRDLLDQGCVDEIDTTIVPRVIGGHHPRITDGAPVDVPLTLHTLVEHEGTLLTRWMSA; from the coding sequence ATGCGAGTCCTGATCGGTCCCGATGCTTCGCTGCGGGAGGTCTACGCCGCACCGGACGGGCCCTGGCTGCGGGCCAACATGGTCGCCACCGTGGACGGCGCGTCCACCGGCGTCACGGGCACCAGCAGCTCCATCAACAACGAGGCGGACAAGATCGTCTTCGACCTGTTGCGCGAGCTCTCCGACGCGCTGGTGGTCGGTGCGGGCACGATCCGCGCCGAGCGCTACCGACCCAACCCCAAGCCGGTGGTGGTCGTGAGCCGGAGCGGTTCGGTGCCGGAGACCTTGCGCGGTCCGGGGTCGGGCCCGGTGCTGATGGCCACCTGCTCGCAGTCGCCCGGACTCGGCGAGGCGCGCGAGCTGCTCGGTGAGGACCAGGTGATCGTGCTCGGCTCCCACCGGCTGGACCTGCGGCGGATGCGGGCCGAGCTCGCCGAGCGGGGCTTCGAGAAGCTGCTGTCCGAGGGTGGTCCCCACGCGCTGCGGGACCTGCTCGACCAGGGCTGCGTCGACGAGATCGACACCACGATCGTGCCGCGCGTGATCGGCGGCCACCACCCGCGGATCACCGACGGTGCGCCGGTCGACGTACCCCTCACGCTGCACACGCTCGTCGAGCACGAGGGAACCCTGCTCACCCGGTGGATGTCCGCCTGA
- a CDS encoding rhomboid family intramembrane serine protease: protein MSTRTTTDDPTMSWVKAGLLSLAFVALLWVVEIVDATQGGDLDSYGIRPRTQEGLWGIPAAPFLHGGWDHLEANSGPLLVLGFLVATVSVGRWLAVMAWAAVVSGLGVWLLAPANSLTIGASGLVFGLLTYLMVAGFLERRPMRILVGVAVFLFYGSVLLGVLPGAAGVSWQGHLFGAVGGVVAAYVHAGRRRARDPYAA from the coding sequence GTGAGCACGCGCACGACCACCGACGACCCCACGATGTCGTGGGTGAAGGCCGGCCTGCTCAGCCTCGCCTTCGTCGCCCTCCTGTGGGTGGTGGAGATCGTCGACGCCACCCAGGGCGGGGACCTCGACTCCTACGGGATCCGTCCCCGCACCCAGGAGGGCCTCTGGGGGATCCCCGCGGCGCCCTTCCTGCACGGCGGCTGGGACCACCTCGAGGCGAACTCCGGTCCGCTGCTCGTGCTCGGCTTCCTCGTCGCGACCGTGTCGGTCGGTCGCTGGCTGGCCGTGATGGCCTGGGCGGCCGTGGTCAGCGGGCTGGGCGTCTGGCTGCTCGCCCCCGCCAACTCGCTCACCATCGGGGCGTCCGGGCTGGTCTTCGGGCTGCTGACCTACCTGATGGTGGCCGGCTTCCTCGAGCGTCGGCCGATGCGGATCCTCGTCGGCGTCGCGGTGTTCCTGTTCTACGGCAGCGTGCTGCTCGGTGTGCTGCCCGGTGCCGCGGGCGTGTCGTGGCAGGGCCACCTGTTCGGGGCCGTCGGCGGTGTGGTGGCGGCGTACGTCCACGCCGGGCGGCGTCGGGCGCGCGACCCCTACGCCGCGTGA